The Alteribacter populi genomic sequence TATTTCATTTGCCCGGGCATTAGTATTCAATCCATCGATCCTCATTTTAGATGAAGCGACTGCGAACATCGATACAGAAACAGAAGCTGTCATTCAAAAAGCGTTAGATGTGGTTAAAGAGGGGCGTACGACCTTTGTCATTGCTCACCGTCTATCAACGATTCGCCAAGCAGATCAAATTATCGTATTAAATAGTGGAGAAATATTGGAACAAGGCAATCACGATCAGTTAATGGAGAAAAAGAGTAACTATTTTTATATGTATCAATTGCAGCAAGGAGTTAAAAAAGAAAATGAAACATTTGCTGGATAAATGAGCAAAGGTCCCTTTATATAGAAAAGCTTTCGAGGAACCTCAAAAGGTATAAGACATTCTTTTGGGGTTCCTCCTCATTTGGGTACAGCTATCTTCACAACGCCTCTCTCCTTATATGTATAATGTTTGAAGTAAAGATAGAAAATAAAGATGAGTAACGAAGGTAAGACATTTTACATGTAGAAAGGCAGATTAACATGGATAATAAAGTGAGCAAAACAAAGGAATGCATCAAGGAAATTGTTTACTCTTTATTTGAAAATGAATATGAAGGGCTTTTTTCTATCATAGATTCTCAAAAACAAAAACAACCTGATCAAAATATCGATAATGAAGACCCTTTACAAAACTTGTAATCCCCCTTTTACAACTGAGAGTGTTAAGGGTGTTTTGCCCATAATTTCACCGTCGCTATGAATGATCAGTGCAGGCTCTGAGCGAATTTCAATATTTTTTCCCCTCAACATGGTCACAGACGGATGGTCGGTGTGTTTTCCTCTGTAGGCTTTCGGTAAAACCTTCAAGAGTTCCCATATTGATAAATTATGAACAATACATAGATCAAACAGACCGTCTTGATAATTTGCCTCTGGACATATTTTTATCCCACCACCGTAGTACGGAAAAGTGGCTGTTGCAATAAGCCACACGTTTGAAAACGTTCGTTCCTCTTCATCAACTCTAATTTGTACGGTTGATGGCTTATATTGCCAAAGTCCTTTCATGATACTCAAAAAGTAGGCTAACCCTCCTAAGCCAACTCGATTACACCAAATTTTATGTTTTGAAGTGTTAGTGATTTCTGCAACTAAACCGTCAAATCCAATGCCTGTTACAGTAATACAATAGTTGTTGTCACCAACTTGTCCTACGTCAATCGCCAACGGTTCCCCTTGGATGATGCGATGGAGTGCTTCCTTATAATCTTTTGGAATCCCTATGCCCCTTGAAAAATCATTACCCGAACCCGCAGGTATAATCCCTACTGGCGTTTTCGTATGAATGAGAACATTGGCAACTTCATGGAATGTGCCATCTCCTCCAATGACGATTATTTTTCTTGTTTCATCATGTACTAAGGATTTAGCGATATCACGGGCATGCCCAGGGTATTTAGTCATTTCTGCTTGATATGAAACTCCATAGTCTTCCAATACCTCTTTTGTCTTTTTCCAGACATACTTTCCCTTCCCATTTCCAGAAGTCTCATTAACAATAAGATAGTACATGATCGATTTCTCCCAACTAATTTGGTACATATATTTTAATGTGTTTTGGCAGTACTTGAAAGGTAAAGGAGTCTGCCTTCTTCCGATCACCATCAATATTAACTGGCAGGTGATTAGGAAGATGAAATGACATTGCTGTTATTTTATCTTCATAAACAAGAGCGTTTTTTACTGGCAAGTGGAATAGCTTTGACATTAAAATAAAAAATAATGCCAGTCGATTACAACGTTTGATTGCGAGAAGATGAAAAACGCCATCACTTGCGAAAGCCTTTGGGTGGATTTTTCTAAAGGGACCAACAGAATCCCCGTTCATTATCATAAAAAAACTGATCTCTCCTTCATTTTGGTGATCTCCAATTTTCAATGTGATCGGCTCCTCCGGGTTAACCCAGTAATGTTTTGTAAAATAATAAACGTATGCTAACTTTCCGAATTTCGATTTAAGATGTGAAGGTGTTTTATATATGAGCTCTCCAAGCCAGCCTGCCGCAGCGATATTTGTGAAGTATATGTTCCCTATTCTTCCTATATCTACAGCCTTTTCGTTACTTTTTTTTATAATGGCAATCGCTTTTTTGACATTAGATATTCCGAGAAACTTGGCGAATTCGTTGCACGTTCCTAGTGGAATTAGACCAATTGAAGGCTTATACCTTTCCTCTGAAATATACTGGATAATCTCATTTATTGTGCCGTCTCCTCCTGCGATGAAGATAGATTCCCACTTTTCTATGCATGCCTGCTTTACTTTAGCTCTGATGTTTTTAGTATCGTCATTTGTTTTAAGTAAAGTCACCTCATAACCAAGATTCTTCACTTCTTTTAAAATTAAAGGGAATTTTCTGTGCCTGCTTTTTTTTCCAGCAAAGGGGTTATAAAGAAATAAACACTTTTTAGATTTATCCACTTATTCTCCCATCCCTTTTCTAAAAGATAACGTTAAGAGCTCGAGGTCTTTTTGACTGGCTTTTTTATATAAGATTGTTGCTATTTGATAAGATCTTCGCTCGAATTTCGCTGTCTCAAGGTAAAATAATCCTTTAGACTTTAAACGAGAGGGCACTTAAGCTAACACTCTTCTATCTACCATTATGTACGGTTCAATTCGTTTTTATTTCCTATGTTCTATCATATATGAATAAAAACCAAAATATGGTTAAAAATAAAGGTAAGACAATCTTTCAGAAAAAGAGGGGATTTCTGTGAAGTCAATTCAATTTGATTATAATGTGCCCCGTTATGTTTTCACAAAAGCTGTTGGAAGGATATCCAATTCTTTCTATTGGCATACGAGATTATCCTGCTTGCGTTTGCGAGAAATTGAGGATATGAAGCTGCCAAATGATGAATGGGTAAAAATAAAAGTCAAGTATGGAGGCATTTGTGGTAGTGACCTCAATCTAATCTTATTAAATGACAGCCCTAAATCCTCTCCATTTGTATCTTTTCCTTTCACGATTGGACATGAGGCCGTTGGGGAAATCGTTGAAGTGGGCAAAATGGTTTTTGGTTTTGAAGTAGGGGATCGTGTTGTAGTGGACCCTGTCCTCTCTTGTCAGGCAAGAGGTATAAAAGAACAGTGTACTGCTTGTAAAAAAGGGCATTACAGTCTTTGTGAAAATAAGCATGAAGGCAATATCTCACCTGGTCTACTCATTGGTACATGCAGGGATACGGGGGGGAGTTGGGGGACATCCTTTGTCGCTCATCACAGCCAAGTATTAAAGCTTCCAAACGATGTAAGTGATCTTAACGGTGTCTTGGTAGAGCCGTTTAGCTGTGCGTTACACGCTGTCCTGCAGAATCCTCCCCCGAAAAACAGCACCGTGCTTGTAGTAGGAGCCGGCGTTATTGGGATCTGTGTAGTCGCTGCTATTCGAGCCCTCGGACTTGACTGTAAAGTGGTTGTTTTAGTGAAACACCCTTTTCAGCAACAGTTGGCCGAAAAGTATGGTGCTGATGAAGTAATTACCTTGTCGAGAACGAATGCTTATCTTCAGCAAACGGCAACTGCACTTAATGCAAAAACACTAAACCCAGTCTTTGGCTCTCCTGTCATACACGGAGGAGCAGACATTGTTTATGAATGTGTGGGTAGAAAAAAAAGTATCAATGACTCACTTCAATTTACGAAAAGCGGTGGGAAAGTTGTTTTATTAGGACTGGCCAGTTTTATCGATGGTATTGACTGGACAACAGTATGGTTAAATGAACTTTCGATAAAAGGGAGTTTTGCCTATGGCACTGTCAATCAAGAAGGGGAGCAATTAAGAACGCTCCAACTTGCTATTAATCTTATGCAAAGCGGTAAAGTAGACCTTTCATCACTCATTACGCATCGTTTTCCGTTAGAGGATTATCGTAAGGCTCTGGAAACAGCTACGAGTAAAAGCAAAGGATCCACGATGAAAGTTGTTTTAGAACCTTAAAGTGAAAATTCAACCTTTTAAAGAGGATGTTTAAAAGTCCGCTAAAAACAGCCTTTTGAATACACATTTACACATATAGCGAAACACCATCTAAAAAATCATGGAGGGAAAGTCATGAAAAGTTTTGCTGTTACAGGAAAAAGAGAAAACCGATTCTTAACATTCTTAGCTGAAGGGATTCAAGACGTTTTTATGGAAAATGAGTATTCCTTATACGACCCGCCAAAAGATGATGTCAAACTTGTTTTTAACTTCATTGACTCTCAAAATCCTAGACCTTTTCGCCGTAAAGCTCAAGCAACATTTGTAGTATCAGTAATTGAAGGGGACGGAGAAGAAGGAAGCGACATCCGTAAAGCAGCGTATCCTTATCTTATTCGTTCATTAGCGAACCATCTGATGTACATTGTGCATGGAGAAGGTAATACAACGGTTTATTTTCTAACACCTGAACAAGGCTTTTATCAAATTAGCTATGTACCTGGGCAGGAA encodes the following:
- a CDS encoding diacylglycerol/lipid kinase family protein; translated protein: MYYLIVNETSGNGKGKYVWKKTKEVLEDYGVSYQAEMTKYPGHARDIAKSLVHDETRKIIVIGGDGTFHEVANVLIHTKTPVGIIPAGSGNDFSRGIGIPKDYKEALHRIIQGEPLAIDVGQVGDNNYCITVTGIGFDGLVAEITNTSKHKIWCNRVGLGGLAYFLSIMKGLWQYKPSTVQIRVDEEERTFSNVWLIATATFPYYGGGIKICPEANYQDGLFDLCIVHNLSIWELLKVLPKAYRGKHTDHPSVTMLRGKNIEIRSEPALIIHSDGEIMGKTPLTLSVVKGGLQVL
- a CDS encoding diacylglycerol/lipid kinase family protein, with protein sequence MDKSKKCLFLYNPFAGKKSRHRKFPLILKEVKNLGYEVTLLKTNDDTKNIRAKVKQACIEKWESIFIAGGDGTINEIIQYISEERYKPSIGLIPLGTCNEFAKFLGISNVKKAIAIIKKSNEKAVDIGRIGNIYFTNIAAAGWLGELIYKTPSHLKSKFGKLAYVYYFTKHYWVNPEEPITLKIGDHQNEGEISFFMIMNGDSVGPFRKIHPKAFASDGVFHLLAIKRCNRLALFFILMSKLFHLPVKNALVYEDKITAMSFHLPNHLPVNIDGDRKKADSFTFQVLPKHIKIYVPN
- a CDS encoding zinc-dependent alcohol dehydrogenase is translated as MKSIQFDYNVPRYVFTKAVGRISNSFYWHTRLSCLRLREIEDMKLPNDEWVKIKVKYGGICGSDLNLILLNDSPKSSPFVSFPFTIGHEAVGEIVEVGKMVFGFEVGDRVVVDPVLSCQARGIKEQCTACKKGHYSLCENKHEGNISPGLLIGTCRDTGGSWGTSFVAHHSQVLKLPNDVSDLNGVLVEPFSCALHAVLQNPPPKNSTVLVVGAGVIGICVVAAIRALGLDCKVVVLVKHPFQQQLAEKYGADEVITLSRTNAYLQQTATALNAKTLNPVFGSPVIHGGADIVYECVGRKKSINDSLQFTKSGGKVVLLGLASFIDGIDWTTVWLNELSIKGSFAYGTVNQEGEQLRTLQLAINLMQSGKVDLSSLITHRFPLEDYRKALETATSKSKGSTMKVVLEP